From the genome of Melitaea cinxia chromosome 12, ilMelCinx1.1, whole genome shotgun sequence, one region includes:
- the LOC123658561 gene encoding bifunctional lysine-specific demethylase and histidyl-hydroxylase NO66, whose protein sequence is MESPVSAFAVYKSNKKETKPKKKNRKNKNKIPVSPQVLRKDFSEDVMKEIGIKLKQKQKKNKEPKNIAKKKLHKKKKSKKPVKKINGNVEKLDLSNRSTDSDEAPELELESLEPRKNLIEVPKYDDESGSHESDGSIEFNPVQTDSAEEGMKVFKWMIAPFDPDEFLKVMWEKKPLHIIRKKPKYYSDIISTPAIDIMLRTENIQFTKNVDVTSYVDGKRETHNPEGRAHPHVVWDYYLNGCSIRLLNPQTYISRLHLLNATLQEFFNSFVGANAYLTPPDSQGFAPHYDDIEAFILQAEGKKHWRIYRPRENNEELPRTSSKNFTDDEIGEPVLEVTLEAGDMLYFPRGFIHQGITVDGEHSLHVTISMYQKHAWADLFEKLIPAALQEAINENVEFRQGLPFDIYDNFGLVHSDVNTPRKTEIEKIIKNLFDKIKDHLPINEAVDQMVTKYQQDALPPVLSDLERAVTVYGDTDVMIENGRVTNRVEISLDTRIRLLRKNILRMVTEDCIRVYYHTENSLEYHGNELTYLEIDEEMAPAIETLITAYPEYVSVENLDVPDDSSKLQVAETLWSRGLIMTEYPLENIDDD, encoded by the coding sequence ATGGAGTCGCCGGTTTCTGCTTTTGCTGTATACAAAAGCAATAAAAAGGAAACGAAGCCTAAAAAGAAAAatcgcaaaaataaaaataaaataccggTATCACCACAAGTACTAAGAAAGGATTTCAGTGAAGATGTCATGAAAGAGATCGgtataaaactaaaacaaaaacagaaaaaaaataaagaaccgAAAAATATTGCAAAGAAAAAGCTACATAAAAAGAAGAAATCTAAAAAACCGgtgaaaaaaattaatggtAATGTTGAAAAATTGGATTTAAGCAATCGAAGTACCGACAGTGATGAAGCTCCAGAACTAGAGTTAGAGTCGTTGGAGCCTAGAAAAAATCTAATTGAAGTACCCAAATATGATGATGAAAGTGGCTCTCATGAGAGCGATGGAAGCATTGAGTTTAACCCCGTGCAAACGGACAGTGCTGAAGAAGGAATGAAGGTATTTAAATGGATGATAGCACCCTTTGATCCTGATGAATTCCTAAAGGTAATGTGGGAAAAGAAACCACTacatattattagaaaaaaacctaAGTATTACAGTGATATTATATCGACACCAGCCATTGATATAATGTTGAGAACGGAAAACATCCAGTTCACTAAAAATGTTGATGTAACATCATACGTTGATGGAAAGCGAGAAACTCATAATCCAGAAGGTAGGGCTCATCCTCACGTGGTTTGGGACTATTATTTAAATGGCTGTAGCATTAGGTTACTGAATCCCCAAACATATATTTCTCGGTTACATTTACTCAATGCTACCCTTCAAGAATTCTTCAATTCGTTCGTTGGGGCTAATGCATATTTAACGCCTCCAGACAGCCAAGGCTTCGCACCACATTATGATGATATTGAGGCATTTATTCTACAGGCTGAAGGTAAAAAACATTGGCGTATTTATAGGCCTAGAGAAAATAATGAAGAATTACCTAGAACATCATCAAAGAATTTTACGGACGATGAAATAGGAGAACCTGTATTAGAAGTCACTTTAGAAGCTGGTGATATGTTATATTTTCCCCGTGGTTTCATACACCAAGGGATCACTGTAGACGGGGAGCATTCTCTCCACGTAACTATAAGTATGTATCAGAAACATGCATGGGCTGATCTTTTTGAAAAGTTGATACCTGCTGCATTACAAGAAGCTATTAACGAAAATGTAGAATTCAGACAGGGTTTGCCAtttgatatttatgataattttggCCTTGTACACTCTGATGTAAATACACCGCGTAAAactgaaatagaaaaaataattaagaatttatttgataaaattaaagatcATTTGCCAATAAACGAGGCCGTAGATCAAATGGTCACGAAATACCAACAAGATGCTCTACCTCCGGTATTAAGTGATTTAGAAAGAGCTGTAACAGTATACGGTGATACCGATGTAATGATAGAAAATGGAAGAGTAACAAATAGAGTTGAAATTAGTTTAGACACTAGAATAAGATTACTACGTAAGAATATTTTGAGAATGGTTACAGAAGATTGCATTCGAGTGTACTATCACACTGAAAACTCTTTAGAATATCATGGAAATGAACTGACATACTTAGAAATTGATGAGGAGATGGCACCGGCGATAGAGACCCTAATTACTGCATATCCTGAATATGTTTCAGTTGAGAATTTAGACGTGCCTGATGATTCAAGCAAATTGCAAGTTGCTGAAACTTTATGGAGCAGGGGATTGATCATGACTGAGTATCCTCTTGAAAATATAGATGATGATTAA
- the LOC123658569 gene encoding protein PBDC1 — protein MDVLTRPAEEFGNDETLEHLWAARAMEHSDIYFNVLCSVDTRWLRLTPHDDLIYTHFRQDFPDLDITYIKEDEIKNNVNKAKWRMFCEKFKNTVEDYSFGTLLRADTNGDYSEQNTILVPRVQFYAIEIARNREGLNNEVKKRYKCASKAHTEAQSNVREIVA, from the exons ATG GACGTTTTAACTAGACCTGCTGAGGAGTTTGGAAATGATGAGACCCTCGAGCATCTCTGGGCAGCTAGAGCTATGGAGCACAGTGATATTTACTTTAAt GTACTTTGTTCTGTGGACACGAGATGGCTTCGATTAACCCCGCACGATGATCTTATATACACCCACTTCAGGCAAGATTTCCCTGATCTggatattacatacataaaagaagacgaaataaaaaacaatgttaacAAAGCGAAGTGGCGTATGTTTTGTGAGAAATTTAAGAATACAGTCGAAGATTACAGTTTCGGTACGCTATTGCGAGCAGACACAAACGGTGATTACTCAGAGCAAAACACAATTTTAGTGCCTAGGGTTCAATTCTACGCTATCGAAATTGCGAGAAACCGAGAAGGCTTAAATAATGAAGTTAAGAAGAGATATAAATGTGCGTCAAAAGCTCACACGGAAGCTCAGTCCAACGTGAGGGAGATTGTTGCGTAA